Proteins from a single region of Macaca thibetana thibetana isolate TM-01 chromosome 4, ASM2454274v1, whole genome shotgun sequence:
- the BAG6 gene encoding large proline-rich protein BAG6 isoform X17 — MLKCLRMRSATHAGVVRSPGRRRRRLLWVLGSLPPRPAPARLALRNSLFGAADFLVVPHKSKAWGPGGSRKYRLEIPKYYRETEVAVGGRDLSAMEPNDSTSTSVEEPDSLEVLVKTLDSQTRTFIVGAQMNVKEFKEHIAASVSIPSEKQRLIYQGRVLQDDKKLQEYNVGGKVIHLVERAPPQTQLPSGASSGTGSASATHGGGPSPGTRGPGASVHDRNANSYVMVGTFNLPSEPRVRLVMAQHMIRDIQTLLSRMECRGGPQPQHSQPPPQPPAVTQEPVALSSQTSEPVESEAPPREPMEAEEVEERAPAQNPELTPGPAPAGPTPAPETNAPNHPSPAEYVEVLQELQRLESRLQPFLQRYYEVLGAAATTDYNNNHEGREEDQRLINLVGESLRLLGNTFVALSDLRCNLACAPPRHLHVVRPMSHYTTPMVLQQAAIPIQINVGTTVTMTGNGTRPPPTPNAEAPPPGPGQASSTAPSSTNVESSTEGAPPPGPAPPPATSHPRVIRISHQSVEPVVMMHMNIQDSGTQPGGVPSAPTGPLGPPGHGQTLGQQVPGFPTAPTRVVIARPTPPQARPSHPGGPPVSGTLGAGLGTNASLAQMVSGLVGQLLMQPVLVAQGTPGMAPPPAPATASASAGTTNTATTAGPAPGGPAQPPPTPQPSTADLQFSQLLGNLLGPAGPGAGGPGVASPTITVAMPGVPAFLQGMTDFLQATQTAPPPPPPPPPPQPAPEQQTMPPPSSPSGGPGSPGGLGLESLSPEFFTSVVQGVLSSLLGSLGARAGSSESIAAFIQRLSGSSNIFEPGADGALGFFGALLSLLCQNFSMVDVVMLLHGHFQPLQRLQPQLRSFFHQHYLGGQEPTPSNIRMATHTLITGLEEYVRESFSLVQVQPGVDIIRTNLEFLQEQFNSIAAHVLHCTDSGFGARLLELCNQGLFECLALNLHCLGGQQMELAAVINGRIRRMSRGVNPSLVSWLTTMMGLRLQVVLEHMPVGPDAILRYVRRVGDPPQPLPEEPMEVQGAERASPEPQRENASPAPGTTAEEAMSRGPPPAPEGGSRDEQDGASAETEPWAAAVPPEWVPIIQQDIQSQRKVKPQPPLSDAYLSGMPAKRRKLRSDIQKRLQEDPNYSPQRFPNAHRAFADDP, encoded by the exons atGCTTAAGTGTCTACGCATGCGTAGTGCGACACACGCAGGCGTAGTACGGTCCCCCGGGcgacggcggcggcggctcctCTGGGTGCTCGGCTCCCTCCCACCTAGGCCGGCCCCGGCCCGACTCGCCCTCAGAAACTCACTGTTTGGGGCTGCGGACTTTCTCGTCGTGCCCCACAAAAGTAAAGCTTGGGGACCTGGGGGGAGCCGGAAGTATCGCCTCGAGATCCCCAAATACTATCGGGAAACGGAAGTGGCCGTCGGTGGCAG AGACCTGTCGGCCATGGAGCCTAATGATAGTACCAGTACCTCTGTGGAGGAGCCTGACAGCTTGGAGGTGCTGGTGAAGACGCTGGACTCTCAAACTCGGACCTTTATTGTGGGGGCCCAG ATGAATGTAAAAGAGTTTAAGGAGCATATTGCTGCCTCTGTCAGCATCCCGTCTGAAAAACAACGGCTCATTTACCAGGGACGAGTTCTGCAAGATGATAAGAAGCTCCAGGAATACA ATGTTGGGGGAAAGGTTATCCACCTGGTGGAACGGGCTCCTCCTCAGACTCAGCTCCCTTCTGGGGCATCTTCTGGGACGGGGTCTGCCTCAGCCACTCATGGTGGGGGACCCTCGCCTGGTACTCGGGGGCCTGGGGCCTCTGTTCATGACCGGAATGCCAACAGCTATGTCATGGTTGGAACCTTCAATCTTCCT AGTGAGCCCCGGGTACGGCTGGTGATGGCTCAACACATGATCAGGGATATACAGACCTTACTATCCCGGATGGAG TGTCGAGGAGGACCCCAACCGCAGCATAGTCAGCCACCCCCGCAGCCACCAGCTGTGACCCAGGAGCCAGTAGCCTTGAGCTCTCAAACATCAGAACCAGTTGAAAGTGAAGCACCTCCTCGGGAGCCCATGGAGGCAGAAGAAGTGGAGGAGCGTGCCCCAGCCCAGAACCCGGAGCTCACTCCTGGTCCAGCCCCAGCGGGCCCAACACCTGCCCCGGAAACAAACGCACCCAA CCATCCTTCCCCTGCGGAGTATGTGGAGGTGCTCCAAGAGCTCCAGCGGCTGGAGAGTCGCCTCCAGCCCTTCTTGCAGCGCTACTACGAGGTTCTGGGTGCTGCTGCCACCACGGACTATAATAACAAT CACGAGGGCCGGGAGGAGGATCAGCGGTTGATCAACTTGGTGGGGGAGAGCCTGCGACTGCTGGGCAACACCTTTGTTGCACTGTCTGACCTGCGCTGCAATCTGGCCTGTGCGCCCCCACGACACCTGCATGTAGTCCGGCCTATGTCTCACTACACCACCCCCATGGTGCTCCAGCAGGCAGCCATTCCCATACAG ATCAACGTGGGAACCACTGTGACCATGACAGGAAATGGGACTCGGCCCCCCCCAACTCCCAATGCGGAGGCACCTCCCCCTGGTCCTGGGCAGGCCTCGTCCACGGCTCCGTCTTCTACCAATGTCGAGTCCTCAACTGAGGGGGCTCCCCCTCCAGGTCCAGCTCCCCCGCCAGCCACCAGCCACCCGAGGGTCATCCGGATTTCCCACCAGAGCGTGGAACCCGTGGTCATGATGCACATGAACATTCAAG ATTCTGGCACACAACCTGGTGGTGTTCCGAGTGCTCCCACTGGCCCCCTGGGGCCCCCTGGTCATGGCCAAACCCTGG GACAGCAGGTACCAGGCTTCCCAACAGCTCCAACCCGGGTGGTGATTGCCCGGCCCACTCCTCCACAGGCTCGGCCTTCTCATCCTGGAGGGCCCCCAGTCTCTGGGACACTG GGCGCCGGGCTGGGTACCAATGCTTCGTTGGCCCAGATGGTGAGCGGCCTTGTGGGGCAGCTTCTTATGCAGCCAGTCCTTGTGG CTCAGGGGACTCCAGGAATGGCTCCACCACCAGCCCCTGCCACTGCTTCTGCCAGTGCTGGCACCACCAACACAGCTACCACAGCTGGCCCCGCCCCTGGGGGGCCTGCCCAGCCTCCACCCACCCCTCAACCCTCCACGGCTGATCTTCAGTTCTCTCAGCTTCTGGGGAACCTGCTAGGGCCTGCCGGACCAGGGGCTGGAGGGCCTGGTGTGGCTTCTCCCACTATCACTGTGGCGATGCCTGGTGTCCCTGCCTTTCTCCAGGGCATGACTGACTTCTTGCAG GCAACACAGACAGCCCCtccaccacccccacctcctccacccccacaACCTGCCCCAGAGCAGCAGACCATGCCCCCACCAAGCTCCCCTTCTGGTGGGCCAGGGAGTCCTGGAGGCCTGGGTCTTGAGAGCCTATCACCGGAGTTTTTTACCTCAGTGGTGCAGGGTGTGCTGAGCTCCCTGCTGGGCTCCTTGGGGGCTCGGGCTGGCAGCAGTGAAAGTATTGCTGCCTTCATACAACGCCTCAGTGGATCCAGCAACATCTTTGAGCCTGGAGCTGATGGGGCCCTTG GATTCTTTGGGGCCCTGCTCTCTCTTCTGTGCCAGAACTTCTCTATGGTGGACGTAGTGATGCTTCTCCATGGGCATTTTCAGCCACTACAACGGCTGCAACCCCAGCTGCGATCCTTCTTCCACCAACACTACCTGGGTGGTCAGGAGCCCACCCCCAGTAACATCCGG ATGGCAACCCACACATTAATCACGGGGCTAGAAGAGTATGTGCGGGAGAGTTTT TCCTTGGTGCAGGTTCAGCCAGGTGTGGACATCATCCGGACAAACCTGGAATTTCTCCAAGAGCAGTTTAATAGCATTGCTGCTCATGTGCTGCATTGCACAG ATAGTGGATTTGGGGCCCGGTTGCTGGAGTTGTGTAACCAAGGCCTGTTTGAATGCCTGGCCCTGAACCTGCATTGCTTGGGGGGACAGCAGATGGAGCTTGCTGCTGTTATCAATGGCCGAATT CGTCGTATGTCTCGCGGGGTGAATCCCTCCTTGGTGAGCTGGCTGACCACTATGATGGGACTGAGGCTTCAGGTGGTACTGGAGCACATGCCCGTAGGTCCTGATGCCATTCTCAGATACGTTCGCAGGGTTGGTGATCCCCCCCAG CCTCTTCCTGAGGAGCCAATGGAAGTTCAGGGAGCAGAAAGAGCTTCCCCTGAGCCTCAG CGGGAGAAtgcttccccagcccctggaacAACAGCAGAAGAGGCCATGTCCCGAGGTCCACCTCCTGCTCCTGAGGGGGGCTCCCGGGATGAACAGGATGGAGCTTCAGCTGAGACAGAACCTTGGGCAGCTGCAGTCCCCCCA GAATGGGTCCCTATTATCCAGCAGGACATTCAGAGCCAGCGGAAGGTGAAACCGCAGCCCCCTCTGAGTGATGCCTACCTCAGTGGTATGCCTGCCAAGAGACGCAAG cTCCGGTCCGATATACAAAAACGACTGCAGGAAGACCCCAACTACAGTCCCCAGCGCTTCCCCAATGCCCACCGGGCCTTTGCTGATGATCCTTAG
- the BAG6 gene encoding large proline-rich protein BAG6 isoform X10, which translates to MLKCLRMRSATHAGVVRSPGRRRRRLLWVLGSLPPRPAPARLALRNSLFGAADFLVVPHKSKAWGPGGSRKYRLEIPKYYRETEVAVGGRDLSAMEPNDSTSTSVEEPDSLEVLVKTLDSQTRTFIVGAQMNVKEFKEHIAASVSIPSEKQRLIYQGRVLQDDKKLQEYNVGGKVIHLVERAPPQTQLPSGASSGTGSASATHGGGPSPGTRGPGASVHDRNANSYVMVGTFNLPSEPRVRLVMAQHMIRDIQTLLSRMECRGGPQPQHSQPPPQPPAVTQEPVALSSQTSEPVESEAPPREPMEAEEVEERAPAQNPELTPGPAPAGPTPAPETNAPNHPSPAEYVEVLQELQRLESRLQPFLQRYYEVLGAAATTDYNNNHEGREEDQRLINLVGESLRLLGNTFVALSDLRCNLACAPPRHLHVVRPMSHYTTPMVLQQAAIPIQINVGTTVTMTGNGTRPPPTPNAEAPPPGPGQASSTAPSSTNVESSTEGAPPPGPAPPPATSHPRVIRISHQSVEPVVMMHMNIQDSGTQPGGVPSAPTGPLGPPGHGQTLGQQVPGFPTAPTRVVIARPTPPQARPSHPGGPPVSGTLGAGLGTNASLAQMVSGLVGQLLMQPVLVAQGTPGMAPPPAPATASASAGTTNTATTAGPAPGGPAQPPPTPQPSTADLQFSQLLGNLLGPAGPGAGGPGVASPTITVAMPGVPAFLQGMTDFLQATQTAPPPPPPPPPPQPAPEQQTMPPPSSPSGGPGSPGGLGLESLSPEFFTSVVQGVLSSLLGSLGARAGSSESIAAFIQRLSGSSNIFEPGADGALGFFGALLSLLCQNFSMVDVVMLLHGHFQPLQRLQPQLRSFFHQHYLGGQEPTPSNIRMATHTLITGLEEYVRESFSLVQVQPGVDIIRTNLEFLQEQFNSIAAHVLHCTDSGFGARLLELCNQGLFECLALNLHCLGGQQMELAAVINGRIRRMSRGVNPSLVSWLTTMMGLRLQVVLEHMPVGPDAILRYVRRVGDPPQPLPEEPMEVQGAERASPEPQRENASPAPGTTAEEAMSRGPPPAPEGGSRDEQDGASAETEPWAAAVPPEWVPIIQQDIQSQRKVKPQPPLSDAYLSGMPAKRRKTMQGEGPQLLLSEAVSRAAKAAGARPLTSPESLSRDLEAPEVQESYRQQLRSDIQKRLQEDPNYSPQRFPNAHRAFADDP; encoded by the exons atGCTTAAGTGTCTACGCATGCGTAGTGCGACACACGCAGGCGTAGTACGGTCCCCCGGGcgacggcggcggcggctcctCTGGGTGCTCGGCTCCCTCCCACCTAGGCCGGCCCCGGCCCGACTCGCCCTCAGAAACTCACTGTTTGGGGCTGCGGACTTTCTCGTCGTGCCCCACAAAAGTAAAGCTTGGGGACCTGGGGGGAGCCGGAAGTATCGCCTCGAGATCCCCAAATACTATCGGGAAACGGAAGTGGCCGTCGGTGGCAG AGACCTGTCGGCCATGGAGCCTAATGATAGTACCAGTACCTCTGTGGAGGAGCCTGACAGCTTGGAGGTGCTGGTGAAGACGCTGGACTCTCAAACTCGGACCTTTATTGTGGGGGCCCAG ATGAATGTAAAAGAGTTTAAGGAGCATATTGCTGCCTCTGTCAGCATCCCGTCTGAAAAACAACGGCTCATTTACCAGGGACGAGTTCTGCAAGATGATAAGAAGCTCCAGGAATACA ATGTTGGGGGAAAGGTTATCCACCTGGTGGAACGGGCTCCTCCTCAGACTCAGCTCCCTTCTGGGGCATCTTCTGGGACGGGGTCTGCCTCAGCCACTCATGGTGGGGGACCCTCGCCTGGTACTCGGGGGCCTGGGGCCTCTGTTCATGACCGGAATGCCAACAGCTATGTCATGGTTGGAACCTTCAATCTTCCT AGTGAGCCCCGGGTACGGCTGGTGATGGCTCAACACATGATCAGGGATATACAGACCTTACTATCCCGGATGGAG TGTCGAGGAGGACCCCAACCGCAGCATAGTCAGCCACCCCCGCAGCCACCAGCTGTGACCCAGGAGCCAGTAGCCTTGAGCTCTCAAACATCAGAACCAGTTGAAAGTGAAGCACCTCCTCGGGAGCCCATGGAGGCAGAAGAAGTGGAGGAGCGTGCCCCAGCCCAGAACCCGGAGCTCACTCCTGGTCCAGCCCCAGCGGGCCCAACACCTGCCCCGGAAACAAACGCACCCAA CCATCCTTCCCCTGCGGAGTATGTGGAGGTGCTCCAAGAGCTCCAGCGGCTGGAGAGTCGCCTCCAGCCCTTCTTGCAGCGCTACTACGAGGTTCTGGGTGCTGCTGCCACCACGGACTATAATAACAAT CACGAGGGCCGGGAGGAGGATCAGCGGTTGATCAACTTGGTGGGGGAGAGCCTGCGACTGCTGGGCAACACCTTTGTTGCACTGTCTGACCTGCGCTGCAATCTGGCCTGTGCGCCCCCACGACACCTGCATGTAGTCCGGCCTATGTCTCACTACACCACCCCCATGGTGCTCCAGCAGGCAGCCATTCCCATACAG ATCAACGTGGGAACCACTGTGACCATGACAGGAAATGGGACTCGGCCCCCCCCAACTCCCAATGCGGAGGCACCTCCCCCTGGTCCTGGGCAGGCCTCGTCCACGGCTCCGTCTTCTACCAATGTCGAGTCCTCAACTGAGGGGGCTCCCCCTCCAGGTCCAGCTCCCCCGCCAGCCACCAGCCACCCGAGGGTCATCCGGATTTCCCACCAGAGCGTGGAACCCGTGGTCATGATGCACATGAACATTCAAG ATTCTGGCACACAACCTGGTGGTGTTCCGAGTGCTCCCACTGGCCCCCTGGGGCCCCCTGGTCATGGCCAAACCCTGG GACAGCAGGTACCAGGCTTCCCAACAGCTCCAACCCGGGTGGTGATTGCCCGGCCCACTCCTCCACAGGCTCGGCCTTCTCATCCTGGAGGGCCCCCAGTCTCTGGGACACTG GGCGCCGGGCTGGGTACCAATGCTTCGTTGGCCCAGATGGTGAGCGGCCTTGTGGGGCAGCTTCTTATGCAGCCAGTCCTTGTGG CTCAGGGGACTCCAGGAATGGCTCCACCACCAGCCCCTGCCACTGCTTCTGCCAGTGCTGGCACCACCAACACAGCTACCACAGCTGGCCCCGCCCCTGGGGGGCCTGCCCAGCCTCCACCCACCCCTCAACCCTCCACGGCTGATCTTCAGTTCTCTCAGCTTCTGGGGAACCTGCTAGGGCCTGCCGGACCAGGGGCTGGAGGGCCTGGTGTGGCTTCTCCCACTATCACTGTGGCGATGCCTGGTGTCCCTGCCTTTCTCCAGGGCATGACTGACTTCTTGCAG GCAACACAGACAGCCCCtccaccacccccacctcctccacccccacaACCTGCCCCAGAGCAGCAGACCATGCCCCCACCAAGCTCCCCTTCTGGTGGGCCAGGGAGTCCTGGAGGCCTGGGTCTTGAGAGCCTATCACCGGAGTTTTTTACCTCAGTGGTGCAGGGTGTGCTGAGCTCCCTGCTGGGCTCCTTGGGGGCTCGGGCTGGCAGCAGTGAAAGTATTGCTGCCTTCATACAACGCCTCAGTGGATCCAGCAACATCTTTGAGCCTGGAGCTGATGGGGCCCTTG GATTCTTTGGGGCCCTGCTCTCTCTTCTGTGCCAGAACTTCTCTATGGTGGACGTAGTGATGCTTCTCCATGGGCATTTTCAGCCACTACAACGGCTGCAACCCCAGCTGCGATCCTTCTTCCACCAACACTACCTGGGTGGTCAGGAGCCCACCCCCAGTAACATCCGG ATGGCAACCCACACATTAATCACGGGGCTAGAAGAGTATGTGCGGGAGAGTTTT TCCTTGGTGCAGGTTCAGCCAGGTGTGGACATCATCCGGACAAACCTGGAATTTCTCCAAGAGCAGTTTAATAGCATTGCTGCTCATGTGCTGCATTGCACAG ATAGTGGATTTGGGGCCCGGTTGCTGGAGTTGTGTAACCAAGGCCTGTTTGAATGCCTGGCCCTGAACCTGCATTGCTTGGGGGGACAGCAGATGGAGCTTGCTGCTGTTATCAATGGCCGAATT CGTCGTATGTCTCGCGGGGTGAATCCCTCCTTGGTGAGCTGGCTGACCACTATGATGGGACTGAGGCTTCAGGTGGTACTGGAGCACATGCCCGTAGGTCCTGATGCCATTCTCAGATACGTTCGCAGGGTTGGTGATCCCCCCCAG CCTCTTCCTGAGGAGCCAATGGAAGTTCAGGGAGCAGAAAGAGCTTCCCCTGAGCCTCAG CGGGAGAAtgcttccccagcccctggaacAACAGCAGAAGAGGCCATGTCCCGAGGTCCACCTCCTGCTCCTGAGGGGGGCTCCCGGGATGAACAGGATGGAGCTTCAGCTGAGACAGAACCTTGGGCAGCTGCAGTCCCCCCA GAATGGGTCCCTATTATCCAGCAGGACATTCAGAGCCAGCGGAAGGTGAAACCGCAGCCCCCTCTGAGTGATGCCTACCTCAGTGGTATGCCTGCCAAGAGACGCAAG ACGATGCAGGGTGAGGGCCCCCAGCTGCTTCTCTCAGAGGCTGTGAGCCGGGCAGCTAAGGCAGCCGGAGCTAGGCCCCTGACGAGCCCCGAGAGCCTGAGCCGGGACCTGGAGGCACCAGAGGTTCAGGAGAGCTACAGGCAGCAG cTCCGGTCCGATATACAAAAACGACTGCAGGAAGACCCCAACTACAGTCCCCAGCGCTTCCCCAATGCCCACCGGGCCTTTGCTGATGATCCTTAG
- the BAG6 gene encoding large proline-rich protein BAG6 isoform X5: MLKCLRMRSATHAGVVRSPGRRRRRLLWVLGSLPPRPAPARLALRNSLFGAADFLVVPHKSKAWGPGGSRKYRLEIPKYYRETEVAVGGRDLSAMEPNDSTSTSVEEPDSLEVLVKTLDSQTRTFIVGAQMNVKEFKEHIAASVSIPSEKQRLIYQGRVLQDDKKLQEYNVGGKVIHLVERAPPQTQLPSGASSGTGSASATHGGGPSPGTRGPGASVHDRNANSYVMVGTFNLPSDGSAVDVHINMEQAPIQSEPRVRLVMAQHMIRDIQTLLSRMECRGGPQPQHSQPPPQPPAVTQEPVALSSQTSEPVESEAPPREPMEAEEVEERAPAQNPELTPGPAPAGPTPAPETNAPNHPSPAEYVEVLQELQRLESRLQPFLQRYYEVLGAAATTDYNNNHEGREEDQRLINLVGESLRLLGNTFVALSDLRCNLACAPPRHLHVVRPMSHYTTPMVLQQAAIPIQINVGTTVTMTGNGTRPPPTPNAEAPPPGPGQASSTAPSSTNVESSTEGAPPPGPAPPPATSHPRVIRISHQSVEPVVMMHMNIQDSGTQPGGVPSAPTGPLGPPGHGQTLGQQVPGFPTAPTRVVIARPTPPQARPSHPGGPPVSGTLQGAGLGTNASLAQMVSGLVGQLLMQPVLVAQGTPGMAPPPAPATASASAGTTNTATTAGPAPGGPAQPPPTPQPSTADLQFSQLLGNLLGPAGPGAGGPGVASPTITVAMPGVPAFLQGMTDFLQATQTAPPPPPPPPPPQPAPEQQTMPPPSSPSGGPGSPGGLGLESLSPEFFTSVVQGVLSSLLGSLGARAGSSESIAAFIQRLSGSSNIFEPGADGALGFFGALLSLLCQNFSMVDVVMLLHGHFQPLQRLQPQLRSFFHQHYLGGQEPTPSNIRMATHTLITGLEEYVRESFSLVQVQPGVDIIRTNLEFLQEQFNSIAAHVLHCTDSGFGARLLELCNQGLFECLALNLHCLGGQQMELAAVINGRIRRMSRGVNPSLVSWLTTMMGLRLQVVLEHMPVGPDAILRYVRRVGDPPQPLPEEPMEVQGAERASPEPQRENASPAPGTTAEEAMSRGPPPAPEGGSRDEQDGASAETEPWAAAVPPEWVPIIQQDIQSQRKVKPQPPLSDAYLSGMPAKRRKTMQGEGPQLLLSEAVSRAAKAAGARPLTSPESLSRDLEAPEVQESYRQQLRSDIQKRLQEDPNYSPQRFPNAHRAFADDP, encoded by the exons atGCTTAAGTGTCTACGCATGCGTAGTGCGACACACGCAGGCGTAGTACGGTCCCCCGGGcgacggcggcggcggctcctCTGGGTGCTCGGCTCCCTCCCACCTAGGCCGGCCCCGGCCCGACTCGCCCTCAGAAACTCACTGTTTGGGGCTGCGGACTTTCTCGTCGTGCCCCACAAAAGTAAAGCTTGGGGACCTGGGGGGAGCCGGAAGTATCGCCTCGAGATCCCCAAATACTATCGGGAAACGGAAGTGGCCGTCGGTGGCAG AGACCTGTCGGCCATGGAGCCTAATGATAGTACCAGTACCTCTGTGGAGGAGCCTGACAGCTTGGAGGTGCTGGTGAAGACGCTGGACTCTCAAACTCGGACCTTTATTGTGGGGGCCCAG ATGAATGTAAAAGAGTTTAAGGAGCATATTGCTGCCTCTGTCAGCATCCCGTCTGAAAAACAACGGCTCATTTACCAGGGACGAGTTCTGCAAGATGATAAGAAGCTCCAGGAATACA ATGTTGGGGGAAAGGTTATCCACCTGGTGGAACGGGCTCCTCCTCAGACTCAGCTCCCTTCTGGGGCATCTTCTGGGACGGGGTCTGCCTCAGCCACTCATGGTGGGGGACCCTCGCCTGGTACTCGGGGGCCTGGGGCCTCTGTTCATGACCGGAATGCCAACAGCTATGTCATGGTTGGAACCTTCAATCTTCCT AGTGACGGCTCTGCTGTGGATGTTCACATCAACATGGAACAGGCCCCGATTCAG AGTGAGCCCCGGGTACGGCTGGTGATGGCTCAACACATGATCAGGGATATACAGACCTTACTATCCCGGATGGAG TGTCGAGGAGGACCCCAACCGCAGCATAGTCAGCCACCCCCGCAGCCACCAGCTGTGACCCAGGAGCCAGTAGCCTTGAGCTCTCAAACATCAGAACCAGTTGAAAGTGAAGCACCTCCTCGGGAGCCCATGGAGGCAGAAGAAGTGGAGGAGCGTGCCCCAGCCCAGAACCCGGAGCTCACTCCTGGTCCAGCCCCAGCGGGCCCAACACCTGCCCCGGAAACAAACGCACCCAA CCATCCTTCCCCTGCGGAGTATGTGGAGGTGCTCCAAGAGCTCCAGCGGCTGGAGAGTCGCCTCCAGCCCTTCTTGCAGCGCTACTACGAGGTTCTGGGTGCTGCTGCCACCACGGACTATAATAACAAT CACGAGGGCCGGGAGGAGGATCAGCGGTTGATCAACTTGGTGGGGGAGAGCCTGCGACTGCTGGGCAACACCTTTGTTGCACTGTCTGACCTGCGCTGCAATCTGGCCTGTGCGCCCCCACGACACCTGCATGTAGTCCGGCCTATGTCTCACTACACCACCCCCATGGTGCTCCAGCAGGCAGCCATTCCCATACAG ATCAACGTGGGAACCACTGTGACCATGACAGGAAATGGGACTCGGCCCCCCCCAACTCCCAATGCGGAGGCACCTCCCCCTGGTCCTGGGCAGGCCTCGTCCACGGCTCCGTCTTCTACCAATGTCGAGTCCTCAACTGAGGGGGCTCCCCCTCCAGGTCCAGCTCCCCCGCCAGCCACCAGCCACCCGAGGGTCATCCGGATTTCCCACCAGAGCGTGGAACCCGTGGTCATGATGCACATGAACATTCAAG ATTCTGGCACACAACCTGGTGGTGTTCCGAGTGCTCCCACTGGCCCCCTGGGGCCCCCTGGTCATGGCCAAACCCTGG GACAGCAGGTACCAGGCTTCCCAACAGCTCCAACCCGGGTGGTGATTGCCCGGCCCACTCCTCCACAGGCTCGGCCTTCTCATCCTGGAGGGCCCCCAGTCTCTGGGACACTG CAGGGCGCCGGGCTGGGTACCAATGCTTCGTTGGCCCAGATGGTGAGCGGCCTTGTGGGGCAGCTTCTTATGCAGCCAGTCCTTGTGG CTCAGGGGACTCCAGGAATGGCTCCACCACCAGCCCCTGCCACTGCTTCTGCCAGTGCTGGCACCACCAACACAGCTACCACAGCTGGCCCCGCCCCTGGGGGGCCTGCCCAGCCTCCACCCACCCCTCAACCCTCCACGGCTGATCTTCAGTTCTCTCAGCTTCTGGGGAACCTGCTAGGGCCTGCCGGACCAGGGGCTGGAGGGCCTGGTGTGGCTTCTCCCACTATCACTGTGGCGATGCCTGGTGTCCCTGCCTTTCTCCAGGGCATGACTGACTTCTTGCAG GCAACACAGACAGCCCCtccaccacccccacctcctccacccccacaACCTGCCCCAGAGCAGCAGACCATGCCCCCACCAAGCTCCCCTTCTGGTGGGCCAGGGAGTCCTGGAGGCCTGGGTCTTGAGAGCCTATCACCGGAGTTTTTTACCTCAGTGGTGCAGGGTGTGCTGAGCTCCCTGCTGGGCTCCTTGGGGGCTCGGGCTGGCAGCAGTGAAAGTATTGCTGCCTTCATACAACGCCTCAGTGGATCCAGCAACATCTTTGAGCCTGGAGCTGATGGGGCCCTTG GATTCTTTGGGGCCCTGCTCTCTCTTCTGTGCCAGAACTTCTCTATGGTGGACGTAGTGATGCTTCTCCATGGGCATTTTCAGCCACTACAACGGCTGCAACCCCAGCTGCGATCCTTCTTCCACCAACACTACCTGGGTGGTCAGGAGCCCACCCCCAGTAACATCCGG ATGGCAACCCACACATTAATCACGGGGCTAGAAGAGTATGTGCGGGAGAGTTTT TCCTTGGTGCAGGTTCAGCCAGGTGTGGACATCATCCGGACAAACCTGGAATTTCTCCAAGAGCAGTTTAATAGCATTGCTGCTCATGTGCTGCATTGCACAG ATAGTGGATTTGGGGCCCGGTTGCTGGAGTTGTGTAACCAAGGCCTGTTTGAATGCCTGGCCCTGAACCTGCATTGCTTGGGGGGACAGCAGATGGAGCTTGCTGCTGTTATCAATGGCCGAATT CGTCGTATGTCTCGCGGGGTGAATCCCTCCTTGGTGAGCTGGCTGACCACTATGATGGGACTGAGGCTTCAGGTGGTACTGGAGCACATGCCCGTAGGTCCTGATGCCATTCTCAGATACGTTCGCAGGGTTGGTGATCCCCCCCAG CCTCTTCCTGAGGAGCCAATGGAAGTTCAGGGAGCAGAAAGAGCTTCCCCTGAGCCTCAG CGGGAGAAtgcttccccagcccctggaacAACAGCAGAAGAGGCCATGTCCCGAGGTCCACCTCCTGCTCCTGAGGGGGGCTCCCGGGATGAACAGGATGGAGCTTCAGCTGAGACAGAACCTTGGGCAGCTGCAGTCCCCCCA GAATGGGTCCCTATTATCCAGCAGGACATTCAGAGCCAGCGGAAGGTGAAACCGCAGCCCCCTCTGAGTGATGCCTACCTCAGTGGTATGCCTGCCAAGAGACGCAAG ACGATGCAGGGTGAGGGCCCCCAGCTGCTTCTCTCAGAGGCTGTGAGCCGGGCAGCTAAGGCAGCCGGAGCTAGGCCCCTGACGAGCCCCGAGAGCCTGAGCCGGGACCTGGAGGCACCAGAGGTTCAGGAGAGCTACAGGCAGCAG cTCCGGTCCGATATACAAAAACGACTGCAGGAAGACCCCAACTACAGTCCCCAGCGCTTCCCCAATGCCCACCGGGCCTTTGCTGATGATCCTTAG